The Nitriliruptor alkaliphilus DSM 45188 genome includes a region encoding these proteins:
- a CDS encoding flagellar motor switch protein FliM produces MGRTLEDVPASAVSTVDFRRPSRIGRDAVVMVEAAHEGFSRRLGTAWGNVAHAALELEHVSTEQCSVDDYVRALPNPTVLTQLRVDRLGGTVALLEIDLPLGLLLVERVLGGAGDARMAPAVRRPTDLETALLRAELIEPAVAAIDAALGALEGEPTTILSFETTPQPVQLHAAGELLMLLTYRVEIRGDLPGQGLVTVAYPVSPLLAHVDGFLTGVVGSDDEVAPEVAAANRSALLATTSDVAVQLGSVRMDAGTLAALAPGDVVRLDHRVGDPASVVLEDRQIGTAHLGRRGRRLAVQIATPLTGL; encoded by the coding sequence GTGGGCCGCACGCTCGAGGATGTCCCCGCATCGGCGGTGAGCACGGTCGACTTCCGGCGCCCGAGCCGGATCGGCCGCGACGCCGTCGTGATGGTCGAGGCTGCCCACGAGGGGTTCTCCCGACGCCTCGGCACCGCGTGGGGCAACGTCGCGCACGCCGCGCTCGAGCTCGAGCACGTCTCGACCGAGCAGTGCTCGGTCGACGACTACGTGCGCGCACTGCCCAACCCGACCGTCCTGACCCAGCTGCGCGTCGATCGGCTCGGCGGAACCGTCGCGCTGCTCGAGATCGACCTGCCGCTCGGCCTGCTGCTCGTCGAGCGGGTCCTCGGCGGCGCCGGTGACGCCCGGATGGCTCCGGCGGTCCGCCGCCCGACCGACCTCGAGACCGCGCTCCTGCGGGCCGAGCTGATCGAGCCCGCGGTCGCGGCGATCGACGCCGCGCTCGGCGCCCTCGAGGGCGAGCCGACCACCATCCTCAGCTTCGAGACCACGCCCCAGCCCGTGCAGCTGCACGCCGCTGGTGAGCTGCTGATGCTGCTGACCTACCGCGTCGAGATCCGCGGCGACCTGCCGGGCCAGGGGCTCGTCACGGTGGCCTACCCGGTCTCGCCGCTGCTGGCCCACGTCGACGGGTTCCTCACCGGCGTCGTCGGCTCGGACGACGAGGTGGCCCCGGAGGTCGCGGCCGCGAACCGCTCGGCGCTCCTGGCCACCACCTCCGACGTCGCCGTGCAGCTCGGGTCGGTCCGCATGGACGCCGGCACGTTGGCCGCGCTGGCGCCGGGGGACGTGGTCCGGCTCGACCATCGGGTCGGCGACCCGGCCAGCGTCGTGCTCGAGGACCGGCAGATCGGCACCGCCCACCTCGGTCGGCGGGGCCGCCGCCTCGCCGTCCAGATCGCCACCCCGTTGACAGGGCTGTGA
- the fliN gene encoding flagellar motor switch protein FliN, translating into MSTAETASHVELPDLTAGAGLGAPADLHLLADVELTVTVELGRVRLPLRDLLRLQEGTVVELDRLAGAPVDVLANGTPVARGDVVVVGDELGVRISELLGRGLA; encoded by the coding sequence GTGTCGACCGCTGAGACCGCAAGCCACGTCGAGCTCCCCGACCTCACGGCGGGGGCAGGTCTCGGCGCACCCGCGGACCTGCACCTGCTCGCCGACGTCGAGCTGACCGTGACCGTCGAGCTCGGACGTGTCCGCCTGCCGCTGCGCGACCTGCTGCGGCTGCAGGAGGGCACCGTCGTCGAGCTCGATCGGCTCGCCGGCGCCCCGGTCGACGTGCTGGCCAACGGCACCCCGGTGGCGCGTGGCGACGTGGTCGTGGTCGGCGACGAGCTGGGCGTGCGCATCTCCGAGCTGCTCGGTCGGGGTCTGGCCTGA
- a CDS encoding flagellar biosynthetic protein FliO — MDVPVLGVLALLAVVTAPFWVKRLRNVAPESAVTVLGRTALSRSAVVAVVRVGDRRLLVGAGEHGVNVLTELDPEARTDAVTSTEVPDVPSVASSFEGPRIGLLDRLRVMTVRSTPSGRPFRVPTRR; from the coding sequence ATGGACGTCCCCGTCCTCGGCGTCCTGGCGCTGCTCGCGGTCGTCACGGCCCCGTTCTGGGTCAAGCGGCTGCGGAACGTGGCGCCGGAGAGCGCGGTCACCGTGCTCGGCCGCACCGCCCTGTCCCGCTCGGCCGTCGTCGCGGTCGTCCGCGTCGGCGACCGTCGCCTGCTCGTCGGCGCCGGCGAGCACGGCGTCAACGTCCTCACCGAGCTCGACCCGGAGGCCCGCACGGACGCGGTCACCTCCACCGAGGTCCCCGACGTCCCGTCGGTCGCCTCCTCGTTCGAAGGGCCACGGATCGGCCTGCTGGACCGTCTGCGTGTGATGACGGTCCGCAGTACCCCATCCGGGAGGCCCTTCCGTGTGCCGACACGCCGTTAG